In Gopherus flavomarginatus isolate rGopFla2 chromosome 1, rGopFla2.mat.asm, whole genome shotgun sequence, a single genomic region encodes these proteins:
- the MDFIC gene encoding myoD family inhibitor domain-containing protein isoform X1 — translation MTREEYENIAQACRSEIRKAKLQLELQLTRDVKSNKKGFFKYISNKKKVKESVGPLLNEGGNLVTEDVEKANLPNAFFASVFTSKVSSQTAALGSKAWRGGDSPSVEKEVVQDYLEKLDEHKSMGPDALHPRVLKELVDVIAKPLVIIFENVWRSGKVPNDWKKANVVPIFIKGKEEDPGNYRPVSLSSMPGKIMEQVLKESILKHLEEKKVIRNSQHGFTKGKSCLTNPVSFYEEISGSVDKGKVVDVLFLDFSKAFDMVSHSILAGKLKKCGLDKWT, via the coding sequence atgaccagggaggaatatgaaaatattgctcaggcatgcaggagtgaaatcaggaaggccaaattacagttggagttgcagctaacaagagatgttaagagtaacaagaaaggtttcttcaagtatattagcaacaagaagaaagtcaaggaaagtgtgggccctttactgaatgagggaggcaacctagtgacagaggatgtggaaaaagctaatttacccaatgctttttttgcctctgtcttcacgagcaaggtcagctcccagactgctgcactgggcagcaaagcatggagaggaggtgactctccctctgtggagaaagaagtggttcaggactatttagaaaagctggacgagcacaagtccatggggccggatgcgctgcatccgagggtgctaaaggagttggtggatgtgattgcaaagccattggtcattatctttgaaaacgtATGGCGATCAGGGAAGGTCccgaatgactggaaaaaggctaatgtagtgcccatctttataaaagggaaggaggaggatccagggaactacaggccagtcagcctcagctcaatgcctggaaaaatcatggagcaggtcctcaaggaatcaattctgaagcacttagaggagaagaaagtgatcaggaacagtcagcatggattcaccaagggcaagtcatgcctgactaacccagtttccttctatgaggagataagtggctctgtggataaggggaaagtagtggacgtgttattccttgactttagcaaagcttttgatatggtctcccacagtattcttgccggcaagttaaagaagtgtgggctggataaatggacttaa